A region of the Hyperolius riggenbachi isolate aHypRig1 chromosome 9, aHypRig1.pri, whole genome shotgun sequence genome:
cagttccagccagcgctaagggctggatcggaggcgactgacgtccatgacgtcactccgctcgtcgccatggcgacgaggaaagcgaaacacggaaggccgctcattgcggccttccgtgttacttctggccgccggaggcgatcagaagaacgcatccggagcgccctctagtgggctttcatgcagccaactttcagttggctgcatggaatagttttttgttttatttaaaaaaaaaaaactcccgcagccgccctggcgatcttatcagaacgccagggtggttaatcgaattgaatcgaatcatgaatgggacatgtcagattgaatcaaatatcAATGAATGAATCAAATTAAattgaatctgacaaagaatcatgtggtgtagatgggactgattctcccagctgcttatgactcttttcacaaaagGAGTCTCTGCACctggggtctggttgcctagcaacaatgtaaacatattcagcagctcagcgcagctcagctattagggttataacggcgattcctgctagaagtgggttataccactgaaaactatgtaggcagcagttatggtcgtgaaaagaaagtaaaaaaaaaaaaaaaaaaacacacccctaacaaatggattagcctcccagccgtcatccatcaccatttacaatacatgttatattgatgaaaccattcattttttaaaaaaaactttttacactattttacaaggatgtttaatagtttaagcataaaccactttttatttttttcctcattcgcggaagaacccctttaaatacaggagataagcttagtgaattgaggcccttgtctGTTGCAGAGTCTCCTCTTCTAAAGCTTGAACAGTCTTATCACCTCAGCAGAGCTGTTGGCAGTTGCTAAGGAGGGCCTCTAAGGGCTccttcacactatgagcattttctgtttgttttttaagcactggcgattttcaaGCGCTTtcgtaatgatttcctatgacagtgttcacatgtaagcatTTCGATTATCgctctacatgtaccattttctgagcgctttggctcgatGAAAGgtgtagggaaatcacaaagcgcttgaaaaagcgatttcctgagcgcttttatgaataaatacattctatttattcatttccgggttaaaAAGTTTACTTCCTGAAGTCAAAATCATTACGGAGCAAAATCGCTTAGAAAAAATCTTTTCTAAgcgaaaaacgcttagaaaagcgctttaaaaaaaacccctcaaatcgctcagcgcttgcaattgcgctggcgatttataatgtgaacaaagcctaaggcaGCGATGGCGAACCTTtctgaggccgagtgcccaaactgcgacccaaaATCCACTTATTTATCACGAGTGCCAACATGGCAATCAACCCCATGTATGAAATGCGTTGCTCTCATATATAACATGCAGCCATTACTTCCACACATAAAAAGCAGCAATTACCCCACATTTAAAAATGCATCAATAACCTCACATATGAAATAAAGAATTACACCACGCTTAAACTGGATCAAACACTGCCATAAATTCAATACAATGCAATGCAATTACCCCACCTTTCAAATGCATGAATTTGCCCCACaaatgaattgcagcaattaCCTGCATTTAAAATGCATCAATCAACTCCCATAGGGCAGTAAGAGAGTCTACGCGCGCCGCCGCAAAAATGAGGGAGGCCATGCTGTTGTacagtgggcatggtcatggatgGGGCCAAATGAACATGAACCTAGCAGCGGTGAAACTTAAATATCATAAATAGGCAGAGTGCCTCTTGCCTTGCTTCAGTCTTGTCATTGCTGGCTGGCCTGGGTGCTTTTGGGTGATTATTTTGGGCTTGCTGATGGCGATGCTATGAGATGCTGGGCCGAGccctggctggctgtggtgctgagccctggctggctgtggtgccgagccctggctggctgtggtgccgagccctggctggctgtggtgccgagccctggctggctgtggtgccgagccctggctggctgtggtgccgagccctggctggctgtggtgccgagccctggctggctgtggtgccgagccctggctggctgtggtgccgAGCCCTGGCtgtgcctgactggtggtgatgccgaGTCCTGGCTGAGGGTGCTGACTGACTGGGAGACACattacccacccccctcccccagactgTTAAAGAccgattgggtgacagattacccACCAGCAGACAGTTTAACAACTGATTAGGTGACAGATTACCCACCCTCTTCCCCACTTCACTGTTAATTCCCCCCTCCTTCACCCCACAGAGACAATAGATTAAAAGATTTTGAAGACttgcatttttatgtgcaaaCTGTGGCCTCTCCTGTAGTGATTCTGCTGGCCAGGGCTAGAGTCACAACTTTCCTCTCTGGGTCGCATCTATGCTGAAAAAGCCGCCGAAGAACTGcagggggcggagattagcagtgCACACAGCAACTTCGTGCACAGCTAATCCTCCTGCAACAGGCTAGTGGTGACCGAGAGAGGATCGATCTAAAAAGagcagagcggggggggggggggggggggggtgtgagccTTGCAAAGCATCTCCGTGCACGGAAATACTCATCCCGCTCCACCCCCTCCAGACACGCATGCCCACAGAGATGGCTCCACGTGCCGCCtcaggcacgcgtgccataggtttgccatcactggcctaagggctcgtttccactaggggtgATTCTGTGCGATTTCACAGACACAAATCCGGAATCACAGCAtactgaaatcaataggctgctttcGAATTTgcctgcgtaaaaaaaaaaaaaaaaaaaaaaaaaaaaaaaaaaaaactgaagctcTACTTCAGAATTTCGGAAAACATATCTAATCTCTACAGCTGTAAATGGGAAGGCTAGAGTGATTCCGATGCGTAAACGCGCTGCACAAGTGCCGGCCTCTGTCTCCTAGAGAGACAGTAGGCTGTAGTGGAAACCTGGCCAAGCTCTACATGACCGCTTTGCGTACACAAAATTAGTGGAGGTCAGTTACTGGGGAGATAGGGACACATAGTACATAGCATTACTGTTCTGTTACACTGATGGATCTACTACAAATCCACCTGGGAAAATAAAGGAATAAATGATTATTATTCTGATGCATTTGTATAGGTTCTTACCTTGTTGTTCTAATAAAGCATTCTGTCTCTTTAAATCATCAATGTCTTGCTGGTGTGTGTGATTTTTTCttctcatatactgtatatactctgttGCTTTGTCCAGGATTTGAGCTCGTGacgcctaaaaaaaataaaaataaaaatgaataaaatttaaaaataaaaacccatTTCATTCTGATCATGAAGGTAACTGTTTATATTTGGCAGCATCAACAAAACAGGCACGCAAACAAGATAAACAGAATACATTATTAAAATCAATTCAatctcttactttgtacagcaccacagaatatgttggcgctttaaaaatcaTTCAAACTAAGATAGACTACATTGTgagaatctgcccccccccgcttaACATAATGTATGCAGGAGCGCAACTACAAATCATGGTGCCTTACCATGTTCACACCAACCCAAATAACCACCATAGCAATGATCTTAATCCTCTCCCTTTTCcccagcttaaccacttaaggaccagggctgttttgaatgatctgtgctgtatgggctctccagcccgcagcacagatcaggattgaaGTAGGCCAatcaggcttcccccccccccctttttttccccactagggggatgttctgctggggggggtctgatgtccccttcgctccatgggcggcacaggacggcgatccctcctgtaccgcctctgataggcttcagccggctctattgcacctgcgcaagcGCTGCTGTCgaccaagtccacgttgtccgcagcgtactgcgcaggcgcagaactactgcgcattatACTGCGGACAACGTGGGATCGgtctcacgcaggcacagtagaggaggtCGGACTCTGCATTGGGTGGGGGGGAGGAAGGACCCCGGGCTGGAggctgcaagcagagatgctgcgaGGAAcatgtcggctgccaggggctggaggaagccccggtaagtatatcatggggcagcacattttgattggatgtttcctttaagtataGTCATTTCCTCCAGCATTGACATTTTCTGCTCTTGACATGTACCGccaccacccccagtatagccatttcACTGCATATTCTCCCTTATTGTAAAATCTACCCCACTACCCCTGCAGTACCATCCCACAACATATAGCAAGTCCACCCCCCAAAGTATTTCCATCTTCTATAGTCACTCCCATGCAGGCCGCAGCACATATAACGTTACACATTTACATTGCTTCATTAGGCTAAAGCCCTCTCCTCCTGTCCAGCCAACCGTTCCCTACACTTATCTACACATCCACCTCTGCTACTGACATCACAGGAGTGCCAGCAGTGGAAGATGGAGTGGACACAAGGAGAGAACAATTGGGTGGATAgcgagacagacaggagaatATGACCACTGCTTgccaaaataagaaaaaaaaaaaggaaataaactacAGCTGAATCCACTTCCATTCACCGAGCCTACAACTGATCCCACAGCGGTATCAATAGTAACAAAGGCAGTGACCAAGGGGGCATGAGTACATGGGGGCCCTCCTACATGATTAGTATACCTGtctgaataaaatgtatttaccattatttctttaaaaaaaaaattgtacgttaTAATCTAGTTACAGTTATTGCCGagtttttaaaaaatacatttacctTATTGGGATAACGCAATACAATCTTTGAAGAGAATTCTAAGGAACTTCGGTCATGGGGGGGTGAACTCACCTTCTCCCCTTGAAGTGACGGTACGGAGTCCCTTAGACTGTGGAAACTGTCCTTTATGTGGTCCCTGCGTTTCCGCTCCAGTGCATTGTGATGTGCTCGTTTGTCCGCCTAGGAAACAAGTTTAAAACAAAAGAACGTGAATTTTATTACAGCAACAGCATTATAAAATTTACTGGAATCAATAGTTGAGTTATTTGTGAAAGTAAATGTGACAGATAGTAAAAGAAATGATGTGTAAGCAGATTTTGTGCACAGAAGTTGAATGTCCTGTGTAACGTGCTATGAAAAAGTgctagtgctatacaaatgtggacaatataaaaaacatatacaaatggTACATACGGATTTTCAGTTTGGTGCAGTTTTTACTAGCTATTAAAATTATGACCGCTAAAGCGTTACCGGTACTTCCTCCTCTGATGTATCTTTagagcagggcttcccaacccagtcctcaagtaccatcaacagtgcatgttttgcagaaaaccacaaacatgcacaggtgaggtaattagtgtctcagcagagctgattaactacctctgtggatttccacaaaacatgcactgttcgtGGTACtttaggacagggttgaaaagccctgctttagAGTACTTCAGAGTCTCAAACCATCCACAAAAAAGGGGAATAAGCTGCCAATTTAAAAGTCTGTGAAATACGGAAATTCCCTGTGACAACCTCAACAGCATAACTTAAAGTAAACTTAAGACTacaataaagatttgatacttacccggggcttcctccagccccataagcaccgctgagtccctcactgtcctcccgagTGTCTCCGTTCTCCAGCTATTGGTCCCAGTAACTGGCTTAGCCGCGgcagtcaggctcttctgcgcatgcgctgaggggccacgcatgcgcagaagaccccgactgacacAACTGAGCAAGATTACTGGGACAGATAGTTGGAAAACGGAGGCACTTGGGAGggcggcgagggactcagcggtgcttatggggcaggaggaagcccctggtaagtaacaAATATTTCTTTATTGTcatgtcaggtacactttatggTACTGAACTTGCTAGTAATAGTAAAACGGGTATCAGTGGGTCCCAAATGGTCAAGTAACATCCGCAAGGCATGCTGAGATTCCATCTGACTGGGCGAATAAGGCTTGATTGTTGTGGTTAACAGATCCTCATGTGAACCACACAACCTTGTCTTTGCTATGGAGGGTAGGATGTGCCACACTAAGAAATAACAGAGGTAAAGCAAGGTATTCCACCACGTCCAATCACCAACAACCCAGTGTGTCGATGCTGGGGGACACTTTAAAACACACTGAATAGTCAACCTAAAAACATTCGAGAAGGATGATTCCAGATGATGAATGTCTAATATCTTAAAGAAGCTTAAGCTATATGAAACACCCATCATAGTACCAGGGTTTTGGAATTTATttagaaaaacataaaaaaacaggttgaggctgctttcacagtggcacgttacaggcgcacttcagtgcagcctgtaacgcaccccaccgcaatgaaaaatcaatgggctgttcacagtgcccacgttgcgttacacagtaacgatgcacgttcgtttgaagtgcagcatactgtgcgttctagcggcataagccgtgttagactgtttgcacatgctcagtatgggtgtttttctttattttgtgggcggagaggaggcggggagaggctgctacgtagccaggcacatggctactttatattcactgcacttgcagtgtttacttccaggagcggtcgctgattggctggtgggaccacgtgatgcggagagctccgctcacgtgatcTCCGCCGCGCATCCAACAGAGcacgcgcaccaagagctgcttttaaCACGGCTCTTGGTAGTGTCCTGCTCCATCACCACCAggtgttgcattaggggcacgttatgcgaccttaacgtgtcatctaacgcaacgtcttagtgggaaagaagcctaaaccTTACTATGAATATAGATCTAATGagaaaatttttttacaaaaggaagaacaaaaatgtacgcaatgattTGGCCACAGCTCCTTAGCAAGATCTTGTGGACAGTAGCACAGGAACCATGATACCCAGACATTTCCTATGGCAGCCTGTCAGCCACAGACACTTCCAGAATCCACATATCCCGCTGGACTTCATATCCGCTAATCCTAAAGTAATATCTGATAGCCACAAGAAGCCCTGAAGAAGAGGAGCAGTTCCATACTTTACATACTACACATGAATATCCAGGATTTGTAGGCTATGCCCCTTGCTGGTGGTTGTCATTGAGCTACTGGTTACCAACTGATAAGAAAGGAGGTTTTATGAAACGTTTTAAAAAAGAAGCTTTACAGAGTGGTTAAAATGGCCCTGTAGTCAGTGGGTTCATAAAACTCACTTCTGTTACAAAATATAACAGCACAGCTGCTGTTTCTTTATATGCAGTTACATCAAAATTGCCATAAAGAGTCTGTATACTCAGCCCAGCCTGCTTGCCAAGTTCCACATGATCACTCCTCTCCCCATCTTTGCCAATGACTCATGCAAACTTCTGGTGTGAGTTCAGACATCATAGCTTATCCGAATTTCTAGGGTGAAGAGTGCTCATGTGGGATTCAGCAAGTTCAAGTGTGACTTCATTACTACAATAGTTGACCTGTACTGCaagaggaggagaaaaaaaatttcAGGATAACAAGAGCAAATGCGCTGTTATTAAAGTCTTTCTTTTCattcttattctattaaaatCTAGGCTTTCATGTTATCTATTTTATAGTCACTATTCATTCTATGAATAATCTGTCTGGTCCATCTCTTTCCTGACATAATGCTGTATACAAGATGgattagagttttttttttcttgtgttgaatgttttgttgaaaaaattcaataaaaaaatcagagtggaaaaaaaaaaagtcttctgtTTCAGAATAGAACAGTGCATTCATATGCATGGATTTACTTTACTTTACTGCAGAGTAAAAACACAATGTTTTCAGATTGCAAGAAAACGTGAAATTTGATGGTGAACACATCCTATGTTATTAATAGAATGCATTCCCAATGTCAATCCGAATACAATTAGAACTTGCACGGATTGGACCGCAAATGCCAAGTCCTGACCAGCTGCATTATGGCCAAAATGCTGTAAGTCAGACGCAATGGAAACCTAGGGAAACTAGACTGGTCACCACATCAAAAATGCTCACCTATTTTAGGTTCCATGGGACACATAATTGGTTTGCAAAAAAACAATGGGAATCTCGttgcaacaggaaaaaaaaaaaaaaaagtctcactgTTTTTTGATGGTGGACAAATGAGAATTCTCCTTGTTGCTAGGTAGGAGTGGCACTGATTTTGTTTTTACAATTCAACAAGGAAACCTCATGCTTCCCGGTCTCCTGGACAAGCAGTGGACGGTACAGCAAATAACGACACAATCGCAGTGGATGGAAATGGCAGGTAATGTGGAAAACGCCAGCACATTCTCAGTGGATGGGCTTACCGAACTGtttccacatccgctgcatttgcgtCACAGTGTAAACCAGGCCTtgatttttcacttcaggtgtactttaaggctacttgcacactaagacgttgcattaggtgccacgttaaggctacttgcacaccaagacgttgcgttagttgctacgttaaggtcgcataacgtgcacctaacacaacgtatggtgctgcaagagccgacggtagagtgagccgcgttaggtggctcgattcctataatgtctcccagagtggcgctgattggccagcgggaccacgtgatacggagcgagacactccgcatcacgtggtcccgccggccaatcagcggccaccagtgcagtgaatattaagtagccatgtgcgcggctactgtagctggctctccccgcctcctctccgccccccactgcgcatgtgcaaacagtctaacgcggctatagccgctgtaacgccgtagcatgctgcactttccggagaacgtgcagcgttacatgtaacgcaacgtgggctgtgtgaacagcccacttgtgttacattgctgtgcgttggggagcgttacaggcgcactaacgtgcgcctgtaacgtcttagtgtgtaagcagccttaggtcgcataacgtgcacctaacgcgacgcctggtgctcttctatgtggacgtcagagtgtgccgcgttgtgcagctcactctggcgtccgtgatgccgtgatgcgtactcttgtgcgcatgcggcatcacgtggtcccgccggccaatcaccgcacagagcagctgctccaggaagtaaacactgcacgtcacaacgtgcagtgaatattaattagccatgtgcctggccgctctccgctcctccccaacatgactgcgcatgtgcaagcagtctaacgcggcttaagccgctctaacgccgtagcatgttgcactttcgggagaacgtgcagcgttacatgtaacgcaacgtgggctgtgtgaacagcccacttgtgttacattgctgtgcgttgggggagcgttacaggctgcactaacgtgcgcctgtaacgtccctgtgtgtaagagtTTTAAAAGGAAGAAAGATTGCCATCTTTATCCTTCCTTTAGTACCAGATGAGTCACTGACCCAGAATAGGCATGCATATCACACCTCTCCAAACTTAAATGAAACCAGATTACAGACTCAATGAGTAATAAAGAAAAGAGAATGTCACTAGCCTCCACATAAAAAAAATGATCAGCATTCATATCtgaatccccctccccttctagtctTGCAAAATAACACTTTCATAAAGAATTGTCTTATTTGGAAcctgtttctattttttttacagtagaaaCACCTTGTACTAAAATGTTACGCAGATTCTCTTCCAGGCATACTTCCATTGAGCTGTGTGAGAGGGCCTGGAGTGTCAGCTAgaacatacaccccccccccccctttactacAACTTGATGACAGCATGGCCACACCTCTCCCAAAAGGCAGAACAGCATGTCTACActcagaaaggaaactgtcactGATCAGCAAGCACAGGAAGACATGGATATGTGTTATTGTTCTGTTGCAAGACTAATAGAAAGGAAGGGTGAGATAGTCAGATCACCAGATGAGTCACAGTCAGATCACCAGCATTATGGCCAGAAAAATGACACTGTTGACACTGACAATATTCTGTGATCCAATGCACTGCAATTACGAGAGTTCTAACCCCAACTAAATCCAAAACTGGACAAGAAAAACTATATCAACATTCGAGTTCATAatataaaagtataaaaaaattaAGTGGTGGATAAAACCTTTCTATACCTCACATATTTTGGATCCAGGAAAGAGGGACACCAAGACCTGTCCCTGCCACGCCTTAAGTCATGCCCCAATTTTACATGAGGCACACCCCCTCTCTCCACCATACAGTTCCCAAGTGGCTAGTggctccctctcccttcctctctcaaTACAGAGAATGGCGCAGGGAGTGAGGCTTGGTAAGTAACTAACTTCTCTATCAGTTCCAGCTTCGCTCTTATCAGCTACACACTGAGGCGGCTGTAATGACAGCCCGGCTGATGCAGCATGATCTGAACTTGAGCAGCATCACCTGGGATTTAAGCACTTTATTTGAATTGCATTAAAATGACATTAAAAAGTCAGTTTAAAATGGCTCAGGCTCCATGATTTACAGCTGGCTTGGTGTGCAGCTGTGATCCTTCCACCAACTTGCTCGACATC
Encoded here:
- the MAX gene encoding protein max isoform X2, translated to MSDNDDIEVESDADKRAHHNALERKRRDHIKDSFHSLRDSVPSLQGEKVSSPPHDRSSLEFSSKIVLRYPNKASRAQILDKATEYIQYMRRKNHTHQQDIDDLKRQNALLEQQVRALEKAKSNSRIQSNYSSSENNLYTNPNGSAISAFDGGSDSSSESEPEEPQSRKKLRMDAS
- the MAX gene encoding protein max isoform X1 encodes the protein MSDNDDIEVESDDDSSGLYCSADKRAHHNALERKRRDHIKDSFHSLRDSVPSLQGEKVSSPPHDRSSLEFSSKIVLRYPNKASRAQILDKATEYIQYMRRKNHTHQQDIDDLKRQNALLEQQVRALEKAKSNSRIQSNYSSSENNLYTNPNGSAISAFDGGSDSSSESEPEEPQSRKKLRMDAS